A single window of Syntrophales bacterium DNA harbors:
- a CDS encoding ATP-binding protein, whose protein sequence is MTRTNPPPPELDQNLSYLKLHFIRENYESMAKQAAEKQWNHVHYLTELIQAQAHQRRDRAIERRIYQARFPQIKTLEQFNWSWPKKINQPQVQNLFRLKWIEDKSNVIFISGVGLGKTHLATALGYEACLKGYSVLFSTAVEAINNLTAAKSAGRLKQELNKYLKPDLVVCDLC, encoded by the coding sequence ATGACCAGAACAAACCCACCACCCCCGGAACTTGACCAAAATCTCAGCTATCTGAAACTGCATTTTATCCGTGAAAATTATGAATCAATGGCAAAGCAGGCGGCGGAAAAACAATGGAATCACGTCCATTATCTGACCGAACTGATCCAGGCACAAGCCCATCAGCGCCGTGATCGTGCCATAGAGCGCCGAATATACCAGGCCCGTTTCCCCCAAATAAAAACCCTGGAGCAGTTTAACTGGAGCTGGCCTAAAAAAATCAACCAGCCGCAGGTGCAAAACCTGTTCAGACTCAAATGGATCGAAGACAAAAGCAATGTGATTTTCATTAGCGGGGTGGGACTTGGGAAAACACACCTCGCTACTGCACTCGGATATGAGGCGTGCCTTAAAGGATACTCGGTTCTGTTTTCCACAGCCGTTGAGGCAATTAACAATCTGACCGCTGCCAAATCCGCGGGACGGCTGAAACAAGAGCTGAACAAATATCTCAAGCCGGACCTGGTTGTTTGCGACTTATGTTGA